From one Haloferax marinisediminis genomic stretch:
- a CDS encoding V-type ATP synthase subunit D, whose product MAEDVKPTRKNLMAIEDRIELSERGHDTLEQKRDGLIMEFMDILDQAQDVRANLNADYDRAQRTINMARAMEGDVAVRGAAAALKEYPEITTQSKNIMGVVVPQIESSRVKKSLDQRGYGLLGSSARIDEAADAYEELLESIILAAEVETAMKKMLEEIETTKRRVNALEFKLLPELYENKEYIEQKLEEQEREEIFRLKKIKAKKEEEEKEERKAAEEAAAAAAN is encoded by the coding sequence ATGGCCGAAGACGTCAAGCCAACCCGCAAGAACCTGATGGCGATCGAGGATCGCATCGAGCTTTCGGAGCGGGGTCACGACACGCTTGAACAGAAGCGTGACGGCCTCATCATGGAGTTCATGGACATCCTCGACCAGGCACAGGACGTGCGGGCCAACCTCAACGCAGACTACGACCGCGCCCAGCGCACCATCAACATGGCTCGCGCCATGGAAGGTGACGTCGCGGTTCGGGGAGCAGCCGCCGCGCTGAAAGAGTACCCCGAAATCACGACGCAGTCGAAGAACATCATGGGCGTCGTCGTCCCGCAAATCGAGTCGTCGCGCGTCAAGAAGAGCCTCGACCAGCGTGGCTACGGCCTCCTTGGGTCGTCCGCCCGCATCGACGAGGCCGCCGACGCGTACGAGGAACTTCTCGAATCTATCATCCTCGCCGCAGAGGTCGAGACGGCGATGAAGAAGATGCTCGAAGAGATCGAGACGACGAAGCGCCGTGTCAACGCTCTCGAGTTCAAACTGCTGCCCGAACTCTACGAGAACAAGGAGTACATCGAGCAGAAACTCGAAGAACAGGAGCGCGAAGAGATCTTCCGCCTGAAGAAGATCAAGGCGAAGAAGGAAGAAGAAGAGAAAGAAGAGCGGAAGGCCGCCGAAGAGGCTGCCGCCGCTGCCGCGAACTAA